The stretch of DNA GCTGGCGGCGGCGATGGACGCCCGCGGCTACGGCCGCACCGCCGATGTGCCCGTCGCCGTCCGCAGGACGACCGCCGTCCTGACCGTGGGCGGCCTGCTCGGTGTCTGCGCGGGGACCTACGGGCTGCTCGCCGCCGAGGGGGCCGGGTTCGGGCTGCCCGTACTGCTCGCGGGGCTCGCCGCGGCGCTCGGCGGGCTGTGGCTCGGCGGCAGGCGCAGTGTCCGCAGCCGCTACCGGCCCGATGTGTGGGGGGCCAGGGCGTGGCTGGTGTCGGGCTCGGGTGTGGCGGTCGCCGCGCTGATGATCCTGGCCGGATCGTACGCGGGCGACTCCCTGCACCCCGGCGTCGTACCGCTCACCGCCCCGACGCTGCCCGTCTGGCCCGCCCTCGCCGTACTGCTCGGGCTGCTGCCCGCGTTCGTGGCGCCGAGGCCGCCCGAGACGGGCGCGCTCCGACAGAAGGACTCCGCATGATCAGGTTCAAGGACAGCGCATGATCAGGTTCGAGGATGTCTCGGTCACCTACGACGGGTCGCGGGAGCCCTCGGTCGGCGGGTTCGACCTGACCGTGCCTGAGGGCGAGTTGATGCTCCTCGTGGGGCCCTCGGGGGTCGGCAAGTCCACGGTGCTCGGTACGGTGAGCGGTCTGGTGCCGCACTTCACCGGCGGGACCCTGCGCGGCCGGGTGACCGTGGCGGGCCGCGACACCCGCACCCACAAGCCCCGCGAACTGGCCGACGTCGTCGGCACGGTGGGCCAGGACCCCCTCTCGCACTTCGTCACCGACACGGTCGAGGACGAGCTGGCCTACGGCATGGAGTCGCAGGGGCTCGCCCCTGACGTCATGCGGCGCAGGGTCGAGGAGACCCTTGACCTGCTGGGCCTCGCGGAGCTGCGGGACCGGCCGATCGCCACGCTCTCCGGCGGTCAGCAGCAGCGTGTCGCCATCGGCTCCGTACTGACTCCGCAGCCGCGGGTCCTCGTCCTGGACGAACCGACCTCCGCACTGGACCCGGCCGCCGCGGAGGAGGTACTCGCGGTGCTCCAGCGACTGGTGCACGACCTGGGTACGACGGTGCTGATGGCGGAGCACAGGCTTGAGCGGGTCGTGCAGTACGCGGACCAAGTGGTGCTGCTCCCGGGCCCCGGCCTGCCGCCGGTGGTGGGCTCCCCCGCCGATGTCATGGCCGTCTCCCCCGTGCGTCCGCCGGTCGTCGCACTCGGCCGACTGGCGGGCTGGTCGCCGCTCCCGCTTTCGGTGCGGGACGCCCGCAGGGCGGCGCCGCCGCTCAGAGCCAGGCTGGCGGGGCTCGAACCGGCCACCGAGGCACGGGCACAGGTCTCCGCGGGCCCCGTCCCCGCCCCGGTGGCCCGGCGTGGCCGACGGTGGCCCTTCGGGAGGCGCGCCGACGCGTCCACGCCCCTTGTGGAGGGTCCGTCGGCCGAGGTCTCGGGGCTCTCCGTCACACGGGGAGGCGTGCGGGCCCTGCGCGGAGTCGACCTCTCGCTCTCCCCCGGTGAGACGGTGGCCCTCATGGGCAGGAACGGAGCGGGCAAGTCCACGCTCCTCTCCGCCCTGGTCGGCCTCGTCGAGCCCACCTCGGGGACGGTGCGGGTCGGCGGCGCGGTGCCCGCGCGCACCGGGCCGCGCGAGCTGATCCGCAGGGTCGGCCTCGTCCCCCAGGAGCCCAGGGACCTGCTCTACGCGGACACCGTGGCCGCGGAGTGCGCGGCCGCGGACGCGGACGCGAGCGCGGAGCCCGGCACCTGCCGCGGCCTGGTGACCCGGCTGCTGCCGGGGGTGCGCGACGACACGCACCCCCGCGACCTGTCCGAGGGGCAGCGGCTCGTCCTGGCCCTCGCGGTGGTCCTGACCGCGCGTCCGCCGCTGCTGCTGCTCGACGAACCGACGCGCGGCCTCGACTACGCGGCCAAGGGCCGGCTCGTCGGCGTGGTGAGCGCCCTCGCGGCCGAGGGCCACGCCGTCGTCCTCGCCACGCACGACGTGGAGCTCGCCGCCGACCTGGCGGCACGGGTGGTCATCCTCGCCGACGGGGAGATCGTCGCGGACGGCCCGACCAAGGACGTGGTGGTCTCCTCCCCCGCGTTCGCCCCGCAGGTGGCCAAGATCCTGGCGCCCGGCGCGTGGCTGACCGTGGCTCAGGTGGAACGTGCCCTGAAGGCGTGCGACGACGGCGCCGGGGACCGCGGCGACGGCTCCAGGGATCGCGGGCCCGACGTGACCGGGGCCAGGGAGTGAGGCGGGCCGGGGGGCCAGGAGTGCGGCGGGTCCCGGAGGCGGGAGTACGGCCTGTCCGGGTGGCGGGCGGTGACGGACAGGCGCGGGCGATCCGGCTCGGCCCCCGTTCGGTGGCCGCGCTCGCGCTGGTCAGCGCCGTCGGTGTCGTCGCCTTCGGCTGGCCGCTGCTGGCCTCGTCGGGTTCCGGGCTCGCGCATTCCGCGGACGCGCCCTGGCTGTTCGCCGCGCTGCTGCCGCTGCTGCTCGCCGTGGTCGTCGCCGCCATCGCCGACGGAGGTCTCGACGCGAAGGCCGTCGCGATGCTCGGCGTACTCGCGGCGGCCGGGGCGGCGCTGCGTCCCCTCGGCGCGGGCACGGCGGGTATCGAGCCGATGTTCTTCCTGATGGTGCTGTCGGGGCGGGTCCTGGGCCCCGGCTTCGGCTTCGTGCTCGGCGGCGTGTCGATGTTCGCCTCGGCCCTTCTGACGGGCGGGGTGGGGCCCTGGATGCCGTTCCAGATGCTGTCGATGGGCTGGGTCTGCATGGGCGCGGGGCTGCTCCCCGGCCCCGACTCCCTGCGCGGGCGGCGCGAGCTGTGGATGCTCGCCGGATACGGGGCGGTGGCCTCCGTTCTCTACGGCACGGTGATGAACCTTCAGGGCTGGCCGTACATCGCGGGCCTCTCGACGGGTGTCTCCTTCGTACCGGGCGATCCGGTCGGCGACAACCTCGCGCGGTTCGTCACGTACTGCCTGGCCACCTCGCTGGGCTGGGACCTGCCGCGCGCGGTGGTGACGGTGGTGCTGGGTCTCGCGCTGGGCCCCGCCGTACTGAAGGCGCTGCGCCGGGCCTCCCGCAGGGCCGCGTTCGAGGCCCCGGTCTCCTTCGACACGTCCGTACCCGGCACCGACGGGCCCGAACTCGTCACTGGTGGGTCCGAACTCGTCACCGGTGGGTCCGAATCCGCCACCAATGGACCCGAAGTGGCACCAGCCACACCGAAAAGGCCTACAAAGCGGTCGAATTAGCCCCACAGCGACGAGAGCGCCGTCACTTTTGACCCACGGCAGCGTGACGCCCTCCTCACACCAGGTCATCCCAGGGGTCCCGGCCAGGTGAGCCGCCCCACAGGACGTAGGTCCTCCACGAGACCGGGTAGTACACGCGAGGCCCCTGCCCGGATGCCCTGCCGCGCCCCGGGTGACCTGCGGGATTCGCGCCCTCCACGCATCTGACGTTCCTCCTTCCTTCCGACGATCACTAGTAAGAGGGGTGATTGCGGTGAGATTCAGGCCCGGCTAAGACTGGGTGATGTCGCAGGGCGCCGCCCCTCCTCTCCGAGGCCCGGACCGGCACCCGAAGGCACCTCCCCCACTCTCCCGAGTGGCTACGACGTGCCCGCGAACTCCACGTCCCCTACGGAAGGCTTTCCGTTGCACGCCTCGTCTGTTTCTCTCCTTCGCCGCGTCGCCACCCCGAAGAAGGTCCTCACGGGTACCGCCCTCGCGGGCATCACCGCGGGCCTGGCCCTGTCGGCCGCCCCGGCCCAGGCCGCCCCGCGCACCGCCGCCCCGACCGCCTCGGTGCGGTCGGCCGCCCCCGCGGCTGCCTCGTCGTCCTCCTCCTCGGCCCAGGCGATCGCGAAGAAGCTGATCCCGGACTCCGCGCAGTACCAGGCGTTCAGCAAGATCGTCGCCAAGGAGAGCGGCTGGAACATCCACGCCCAGAACTCCTCCTCCGGCGCCTACGGCCTGGTCCAGGCCCTGCCCGCCAACAAGATGGCTTCCGCCGGCTCGGACTGGAAGGACAACGCCGAGACCCAGATCAAGTGGGGCCTCGACTACATGAACGAGCGTTACGGCAGCCCGGTCGGCGCCTGGCAGCACGAGCAGGCCAACGGCTGGTACTGATCCGGCCCGTTCCGCCAGTACGTCAGGTACGTCAGGTACGGCTGGTACGGCTGGTACGGCTGGTATATCGCCGCGCCCGGCCCGATCTGACGGCCGGCTCTGACGATCCGCCGTCACGACACAAGGCGGCGACCCCCCACGGGGTCGCCGCCTTCGTCATGCCCAGGACCGGCGCGGGCGTGCCGACACTCGCGTCTAACCGGCCGATCCGCCCTTGACGTCGACGGGAAGCGGCGCGACCACCGTCTCCCCCGGCGGCTCACCGGGGTCGTCAGGTACGCCTTCCTTGCGTGGTCGCGGCCCCGCGAGTACGTAGACGAGACCGAAGCCGATCCCGACGACCGTCGCGCCGCCCACCGCGTCCAGCACCCAGTGGTTGGCGGTGGCGACGATCGCGCAGACCGTGAAGAACGGGTGCAGCAGCCCGAGCACCTTCATCCACACCTTCGGCGCGAGCACCGCGATGACGACACCGCACCACAGCGACCAGCCGAAGTGCAGCGAGGGCATCGCCGCGTACTGGTTGGTCACGGACGTCAGCGTCCCGTAGTCGGGCTTGCTGAAGTCCTGCACCCCGTGGACCGTGTCGATGAAGCCGAGCCCCGGCATCAGCCGCGGCGGGGCCAGCGGGTAGAGCCAGAAGCCGAGCAGCGCGAGCACCGTCGCGAAGCCGAGCGCGCTGCGGGCCCAGCGATAGTCGACGGGGCGGCGGATGTAGAGGACGGCGAGGACACCGAGCGGTACGAAGAAGTGGAACGTCTCGTAGTAGAAGTTGAGGAACTCCTCCAGCCACGGGACCTTCACCACCGCGTGGTTGGCCCAGTGTTCGATGTCGATGAAGAGCGCCTTCTCCAGCGAGTGGATCTGCTCTCCGTGATGTTCCGCCGTGGGCCTGCCGCCGCGCGCTACGAGCCGGACATGGGAATAGGCGGAGTAGCCGACGCGGATCAGCAGCAGTTCGAGCAGCAGGTTCGGGCGGGTCAGCAGCCGCTTCCAGAACGGCAGCAGCGGCACCTTCCGCAGCCGCGCCCGGACCGGGGCCGCGTACACGGTGGGCGTCGGGCTCCCGTAGTACGGCGACGAGGTGGAGAGGAACGGTACGGCGCAGGCGGCCGCCAGGGCCGCGACCAGCACCACGTTCTGCGCGAGGGGATCGAGCAGCGTCATGTTGGGCAGCAGGACCTTCGGCGGCAGTGAGATCGCGAGGATCACGGCGACCGGCCAGACGAAACGGTCGGAGGCCCGCTTGCCGACCCTGCCGGCCACCGTCAACAGCACCCACAGCATCTGGTGCTGCCAGGTGGTGGGCGAGATGGCGACAGCGACGCAGCCGGTCAGCGCGACGGCGAGCAGCAGTTGCCCTTCCCGCGCGTAGCGCACGGCGCGGCGCAGCCCCACGTAGCAGACGGCGGCGGCGAGCAGCAGGAAGAGCACGATCTCCAGTGGGCCGTGCATACCGAAGCGCAGCAGCGCGCCGTGCAGTGACTGGTTGGTGAGCCCCTCACTGGAGCCGAGGCCCGCGCCCGCGAGGTGGTGCACCCAGTAGGTCCAGGAGTCGCTCGGCATGACGGCCCAGGTGAGGGCGGTACAGCCGAGGAAGGTGGCCACCGAGGAGATCGCCGCGGTGCGGCGTCCCGTCAGCCACAGCAGGGGCGCGAAGAGCAGCATCGTCGGCTGGAACGCCGCCCCGATCCCGATGAGGACACCGCTCGTGCGCTGCCCCCGGACGGTGAAGCAGCCCAGGAGCACCAGCAGGACCGGGAGGATGCTGGTCTGCCCCAGGTGCATCGCGTTGCGCACGGGCAGCGACACCATCAGCAGGCAGATCGCGACGGGCGCGGCCAGCAGCGAGGTCCGCCGGGTGACGGGCTCGGGCAGGGCGCGCGCCGCGATCAGTCCCAGCGCCACCACGAGCAGCAGCGAGACGGAGGTCCAGGCGACACCGAGGGCGCTCTCGGCGGACTGTTTGAGCGGTTTGAGTACGAGTCCCGCGAAGGGAGTACCCGTGAAGCGGTCCGTCGCGTAAAGGGAGCCCGGTACGTGCAGGACGCCCTCCGGGCCGATCCAGGTCTCCAGATCCGTCAGTCGCTCGCCTGGTGGCAGCCGCAGCACCGCGGCCGCTTGGCGCAGCAACAGCGCCACGACGGCCAGCCAGAGACCGGCTCCCACCGCCACGACCCACGATCTGGAGGTCCGAGCCGGTCCTGCCCCGAAGGCATTCCCAGCACCACCATGTTCCACGTTCGCCACGCCCCGCGGCCTCCCGCCCCGTCTGTCACCCATACCTGGCCCACCCCGGCCCTCAGGACCTCTAAGAGGCTCGCACCACCCCTGCGTACAGACGCAGCCAACCCCCCGTTCACCTGCCGGACCTTCTCCACAATGGGCTGCTGTTGTGCAGCCCTTTAGATTCTTTTGACCGGTTACTGACCGAATCAGGCGCGAACACCCGCGAACGCGCCCCGACTCCAGTGCCCGGCCGGTCCGGTTCCGCCGCGCTCCAGCGACATGGATCACAGATCGGCGGCTCGTGCGCGAGTGAAAGGGTATCCGTTTGCCCTGACGGGGCACGGTTTCCGCGCCGCCTGCCGTGGGCAGGTGACTGTGCGTGACACCCGCTTGGGCCCCTAGGGTTTCTTTTCGGGCCGTCCGTTGTCCTTAGTTTCCACTGGGCGGCCCTTGTCTTTGCCGTCGTTCGAGAGGCAGGCGAGCGGAACCTTGCCAAGCAGTACGTCTGTAGATTCCCGCCCCTCCGGGCCCGGGGGCGCCGAGAACCCAGGACACGGGGCCACACTGGGCGGCTCCGCCTCCCCCCACCCCGTCGAAGTGACGGTGGCCGACTCCGCGCAGGTGAAGCGCGCGGTCAAGGCGGCGGCGCTGGGTAACGCGATGGAGTGGTTCGACTTCGGCGTCTACAGCTACATCGCGGTGACCCTGGGCAAGGTCTTCTTCCCCTCGGGCGACTCCACGGCGCAGCTCCTCTCGACCTTCGGCGCCTTCGCGGCCGCGTTTCTCGTCAGGCCGCTCGGCGGACTGGTTTTCGGCCCCCTCGGGGACCGCATCGGGCGTCAGCGCGTACTCGCGGTAACAATGATCATGATGGCGGCCGGCACCTTCGCCATCGGCCTCATCCCCAGTTACGGCTCGATCGGCGTCTGGGCGCCGGTGCTGCTGTTGCTCGCCCGGCTGGTGCAGGGGTTCTCCACGGGCGGCGAGTACGCGGGAGCCTCGACCTTCATCGCCGAGTACGCGCCCGACAAGAAACGCGGCTTCCTCGGAAGCTGGCTGGAATTCGGCACCCTCGCCGGTTACATCGGCGGCGCCGGTCTGGTGACGCTCATGACGGCACTGCTCAGCAATGACGCGCTGCTCTCCTGGGGCTGGCGCATCCCGTTCATGATCGCGGGGCCCATGGGCCTGATCGGTCTCTACCTGCGGATGCGCCTCGAAGAGACCCCCGCCTTCGCCAAGCAGTTGGAGAAGGAGGAGGCGCGTCCCAAGGTGGCGCTGCGGGAGATGGTCACCGGCCAGTGGCGCTCACTGCTGCTGTGCGTGGCGCTCGTGCTGGTCTTCAACGTCACCGACTACATGCTGCTCTCGTACATGCCGAGCTACCTCACCTCCGAGCTGAAGTACGACGAGACCCACGGTCTGCTGGTGATCCTCGCGGTGATGGCGCTGATGATGTGCGTCCAGCCGTACGCGGGCCGGCTCACCGACCGGGTGGGACGCCGCCCCGTCATCGCGGCGGGCTGCGTCGGCTTCCTGGTCTTCTCCGTCCCCGCCCTGCTGCTGATCCGCCAGGGCAGCCTGGCCGCGATCGGCCTCGGCACGGCCGCACTCGGCGTACTGCTCGTCTGCTTCACGGCGACGATGCCCTCGACACTGCCCGCGCTCTTCCCGACCCGCGTCCGCTTCGGCTCGCTCTCGATCGGCTTCAACGTCTCCGTGTCGGTCTTCGGCGGTACGACTCCGCTGGTCGTCACCGCGCTGATCGGCGCCACGGGCAACAAGATGATGCCCGCGTACTACATGATGGCCGCGGCCGTGATCGGCGGTGTGGCGGTCTGGTTCCTCAAGGAGTCGGCCGGCCGGCCGCTGCCCGGCTCGGGCCCTTCCGTGGAGACCGAGGCCGAGGCGGACGCGCTGCGGGCGGCGGCGGAGGAAACACGCGAGAGCGTGGACGGAACTCAGCGGGAGGCCCGCACGGGGCTGGTACCGGAACAGGCGGCGGCTGGGCGTTGACCGTGGGCGGGGGCGCTGCCCCACGATGGTGGGTCGGCGCCGTCCGGTCGTGCCCGCAGGGCGGACGGCGCGGTCGTGAACGTGCGGCGGAACGGCGGACGGTTCCCGCCCCGGCTCACCGATGACGAAGCGGACTCGCGCGGGGGCGGTCCCCTCCGGGCTCGCGCAGCGGAGTTCCACGACCCGTGCCGTACCCACTGTCCAGGCGTCACGTGCGGGCAGCGCGGTGCGCATGGTCGGCACCTGGTGGGTCACACCGTCCACCCCGGTGAAGGGCCGGTCGGAAGTGGCGGACCCCTCGTACCGCCGCTCCCGCGCGGCTATCCCTCGACGCTCCACTACGACAGTCCCCACCCTGTATGTGCTGCGGTCCACCGCGGTGTACCGCCCGCTAGGATCCCGGCACGGACCCCTTACGTACGGCCGTACGCGCGGGTCCGCCGTACGCCCTGGCACTTGTACTGGCCCTACGCACGACGCACACAGACCGCGTACAGAGACTGCGTACAAAGGCCCCACGCACAGGCCGACATGCCAAGCTCACCGGTGCGACTTCGCACAGTCAAGACGAACAACAAGGGGCCCGTCTCTGATGACGCAGGAACAATGGACCGACGTTGACGCCTACTTCACCTCGCGGCTCGTTCCCTCCGACGAAGCACTCGATGCGGCGCTGCGCGCCTGCGAAGCCGCCGGGTTGCCGTCGATCAACGTCGCACCGAACCAGGGAAAGCTGCTCAGGCTGTTCGCCGAGATCCAGGGCGCGCGACGCATCCTGGAGATCGGAACTCTCGGCGGGTACAGCACCATCTGGCTGGCCCGCGCCCTGCCCGAGGACGGCCGGCTGGTCACGCTGGAGGCCGACCCCGCGCACGCCGAGGTCGCCCGCGCCAACCTCAGCCACGCGGGGCTGGACGGTGTCACCGAGGTGCGGGTGGGGCCGGCGCTCGACAGTCTCCCCGTACTGGCGGCGGAGTTGGGCGAGGAAGGCAACGGAGCGGACCCCTTCGACCTCGTCTTCATCGACGCCGACAAGGGGAACAACCCGCACTACCTGGAGTGGTCGCTCAAGCTCACCCGGCCGGGCAGTGTGATCATCGGCGACAACGTGGCACGCGGCGGCGCCGTGGCCGACGCCGATACCGATGACCCGGTGATCGTCGGTACCCGGCGCATGATCGAACTGATGGGCGCGAACCCCCGGCTGAGCGCCACGGCGGTCCAGACCGTGGGGTCCAAGGGCTACGACGGTTTCGTCCTCGCACGCGTCCTGCCGTGACGCGGACGAATCAGCCGGCCCCGCCAGCCCCTCCCGTACCGCCAGGCCCACCAGGCCTGCCCGTACCGCCCGTACCACCCGTACCGCTCTCCAGGTAGTACCCGACGTGGATGCTGCGGGGCCCTGACCGGTCCTGGACGACCAGTTCACCGGCGGTCGCGGGCGGGAGGGCCCAGGTCTCGCCGTACGCGAGAGGCCGGACCTCCCCCTGGCTCTCGACGCGCGTCTCCGACGACGGTTCAGGACGGGAGCCGCGCAGCCAGGTGACGGTCCATCCGCCGCCCGGCCCGCAGCGGAACTCAAGGTGTGCGCGGGAGACGAACAGCCAGTCCTGGGGCGCCACGAGAACGCAGAGTCCCTGGTCGCGCCCTATGCGCAGGACGGTACCTGGATCGTCGGCGGCGTCCGTGAGCTGCATGCCCGCGGTCGCTCCCGTGTCGGGCGCGCCGGACAGTGAGGCCATGGTGAGCTCCAGCACGTCGTGCTCCTTCGGTTCTGTGAACCGGCCGGCCGGTTCTTCTGTAAGCCCGGCGGCCGGCTCACCGACGGGAGCGGAACCGGCGGTTGTCGGGCGGGGCGGCGCGGGGACCTGTGACGTGGACACTGGAGTCCGGAGGGGAACGGACGGAGACGGGAACACGTTCGGATGACTGCCGCGTGATGGCATGCCGTAACCGATGGCGTAACGGCAGGACGGCGTCACGGTGTTCGGCACCCTGCCCTGAGCGTGCCACGAAACACACTCCGCCGACCATGGCGCGTGCAGCCCCTCCCCTGGGCCCGTGTCCGTCCGACGTCGAGGAGACCGTTGAGAATTGGCGTGCCGACCGCCGACCGCGCCGACCGTGCTGAGTGAGCGGTGGCCCGCCACGCCGTATGCCCGCATGCCCGCATGCCCGCATGCCCGCATGCCCGCATGCCCGCATGCCCGGTGATCCCGCCCGCACGGGACGAGTGGCGCGGGGCGCCCCCAGGCGCGGCTACGGCCGGTCGCTGCTGCAGGATGGACTCATGAGCGTAGTGAAGATCAACGTCCTGACCGTCCCGGCCGAGCAGCGGGAGACCCTGGAGAAGCGCTTCGCCGCCCGTGCGGGCGCCGTGGAGAACTCCGACGGCTTCGAGCACTTCGAACTCCTGCGCCCCGTCGAGGGCACTGACCAGTACCTCGTGTACACGCGGTGGCGCGACGAGGAAGCCTTCAAGGCATGGTTCGACGGCCCCATGAAGGCCGCGCACCAGAGCGGCCCGAAGGAGGGTACCGAGGGTAAGGAGGGCACCGAGGGCGCGGAACGGCCGAAGCCCGCAGCCTCAGGATCGACCCTGTGGTCCTTCGAGGTGATCCAGCAGACCGAGGCGCCCGCCGCCAAGGGCTGACCCCGTCGGGGGTGCGCCCCGGTACATGGTGAGGGGCCTGGTCAGGACTTCTGCCCTGACCAGGCCCCTCACCATGTACCGGGGCGCCGACGTGCCACTCGTTGACCGCCTCGGCCTGCCCCGGCCTGACCCGGCCTGACCTAGCCCCACCTGAGTTGATCTGACCGGAGAACCGGCTGGACGCCCCTCAGAGGCTGAGCAGCCGTTCCGTCGTCTCGCGGTACTCGCGCAGGGCGAGACGCAGTTTCTCGGTGTCGGCCGCGCTGTGCTGGGCGCCACCTCCGGCGGCGCGGGGGTCGTACCCGCCCGGCTCGTTCGCGGTCTGCGCGGGTCCGGCCACACCGCCCGGCTTCGTGGGGTCGGCGGAGAGGGGGTCGACCGCCGTGGCCGCCGGATCGCCCGAGCGGCCCCTGCCCTCGCCGCCCACACCCGTCGCGCCGGGGGCCGTGGCTGCGGCGGATCCGGCCGAGTCCCAGGAGGTACGGAGCGTACGCCGACGCTGCGCGAGCGAGTCGGTCAGCCGGGCGATGGTCTCCTCAAGGACGCGGTCCGCCTCCTCGACGGCGTCGTGCGGCGCGTCGACGAACTCGTTCAGCGCCTGCTGAAGCCGCAGGGTCAGCTTGTCGCGCTCGTCGGGCCCGACGAGACGGTCCTCTCGACGGCCGTGTCCCGTCGCGGTTGCGGGCCCTGTCCCTGATGCGTAGCCGGTTTCGTGGCCCGCACGGCCCTCTCGCTCCTCATGGGCGAATGTACTCATGATGTGTCAACTCCCCTGGAAGTCGCGATGGTTGATTTCTTAGGGGTCCTTGCGATATGGGAGTCCGATCAGGCCGCGGGGGCCGATGCCGTGCATCGCAAGGCGCCGGAGAGTCCTCGTAGCGGAGCTACTAGGGCTTTTCCGCAACGCCGCGAGGTGCGGTGCCGGCCCCCGCGGCCCGGACGCCCTTATCGCAAGGACCCCTCAGGCGGTGCCGAATCGGCCGGTACTGCCGGGGCCATCGCCGGTGGTGCGGCCGTCGGGGGCGGGTACGCCGCCGCCCGCACCGGGGTTACCGGCCGTCGGCCGCTGCGCGGGCGGAGGCACCGTGCCCGGTGTCCCGCCCACGTCTCCTGCGGGGTAGCCGTCGCGGCCGGCGGGGTCACCCGTGGGCGTGGGCGTCGGGGTCGCCGCTCCACCCGGGGCGGCAGGTGTTCCCTGACGGCCCGGGGTATGCGATCCGCGCTCGTCCACGCCCTGCGTGCCGTGGTGGCCGCCCACGTGGTGTCCGCCGGGCGTGTGCGCGCCCGCTCCCGCCGATACGAGGTCGTCGAAGAGTTCACGCGCGTCGACCATGGCCTCACGCAGCTCCTCGGTACCGGCGCCGGGCACGCCAGGTGCGGCGGTGGCGCCACTGCCCGCGTACGCGGCGTGGTGCACCTTGCGGTAGCCGTTGACATGCCGGGGGTGGTGAACGGAGAGCGCCGCCAGCTGTTCCTCGTAACGCGACCCGACGGGGAAGCCACGTGCCCCCGCCACCTCTGCCAGCAGGTGGTCGGCCTCGGCCACGGCCTGCTGGGGGGAGTCGACGAACCGCTCCTGGAGCCCGGCCCATTGGGCCAGATACTGCTCACGCGCGGCCGGGTCGAGCGGCTTCTCACGCAGCGATCCGTGTACCCTCACCCGCTCCGCGAGCTCGCGTTCGGCGGCTTTCGTGTCGCCGTTGTGCTGGGCCACGGTCCTGTCGTACTCCGGACCGAAGCGGCTCTGCAGCGAACCTCCGCCGTTCTTGCGCCTGGCCGCGAAGACGAGGGCGCCGACGATGAGTACGACGACGACCACGACCACGACAGCGATCAAAACGGTGGACATGGGGGCCCTCCCGGTGTTGTGGAGCGGGTTTGTTGTCTGACAGGACACCGGGTTGCCCGGCTGACCGTCCCGAAACCGCATACCCTCGCCGACCCGTGTTCCGGCTGTACGCGTGTACGCGACAATTCCGTGATGACCGCTTGGACGACCGCCCCCGAACCCTCCGGCTCCCCCGTCGCCCTGGATCTGTGGCGCACCTACTACACCGAGCTGAGCGACCGCTACTACCTGCTGCACGAAGGCCGCAGGACCGACCCCACGGAGTTGGAGCGGGGCAT from Streptomyces tsukubensis encodes:
- a CDS encoding FHA domain-containing protein, with protein sequence MLELTMASLSGAPDTGATAGMQLTDAADDPGTVLRIGRDQGLCVLVAPQDWLFVSRAHLEFRCGPGGGWTVTWLRGSRPEPSSETRVESQGEVRPLAYGETWALPPATAGELVVQDRSGPRSIHVGYYLESGTGGTGGTGRPGGPGGTGGAGGAG
- a CDS encoding antibiotic biosynthesis monooxygenase family protein; this translates as MSVVKINVLTVPAEQRETLEKRFAARAGAVENSDGFEHFELLRPVEGTDQYLVYTRWRDEEAFKAWFDGPMKAAHQSGPKEGTEGKEGTEGAERPKPAASGSTLWSFEVIQQTEAPAAKG